In Drosophila yakuba strain Tai18E2 chromosome 2R, Prin_Dyak_Tai18E2_2.1, whole genome shotgun sequence, a single genomic region encodes these proteins:
- the LOC6532124 gene encoding uncharacterized protein LOC6532124, which translates to METGEGAECRTGLTVGRQQCYLHEEIFLSQHPLQSVTAKRLQLPWWCALLESLFLLLLVKLLQM; encoded by the coding sequence ATGGAAACAGGCGAAGGAGCGGAGTGCAGAACTGGACTGACTGTGGGACGCCAGCAGTGCTACCTCCACGAGGAGATCTTCCTATCGCAACACCCCTTGCAAAGTGTTACCGCCAAGAGGCTCCAGCTGCCCTGGTGGTGCGCCCTCCTGGAAAGCctcttcctgctcctgctggtgAAGCTGCTCCAGATGTAG